A genomic window from Lycium barbarum isolate Lr01 chromosome 4, ASM1917538v2, whole genome shotgun sequence includes:
- the LOC132637759 gene encoding uncharacterized protein LOC132637759 → MARESRTPSATKVTESEITMTSNHPYHLHPSDSPGMNLINVVFDGKGFPGWRRSALIALSAKKKLGFINGTCKELDLESTEYPKWYCCNNMVTAWLLNSLSKDIKDSVIYSRTTKELWDSLKSRFGKSNGAKLFHLKKELSVLVQGNSDISGKAKIAKSMMDQRLIKFLMGLNDVYSHARANILMINPLPNMDYAYSLLLQDESQREIFANANMFSDSSSFMVTNQGRSNYKLGTHLSELEIILLTCKDLEIFLKNLGTFSRG, encoded by the exons ATGGCTAGAGAATCTAGAACTCCTTCAGCTACCAAAGTCACTGAAAGTGAAATAACCATGACCTCAAATCACCCATATCACCTTCATCCTTCAGATTCACCCGGGATGAACCTCATCAATGTTGTGTTTGATGGAAAGGGTTTCCCAGGATGGAGAAGGTCAGCCCTAATAGCCCTTTCTGCAAAGAAAAAGTTAGGGTTTATTAATGGAACATGTAAAGAACTAGATCTGGAATCAACTGAGTACCCAAAGTGGTATTGTTGCAATAATATGGTCACTGCTTGGTTACTCAATTCCTTGTCAAAAGATATCAAGGACAGTGTCATTTATTCAAGAACAACCAAAGAACTTTGGGATAGTTTGAAGAGTAGATTTGGTAAATCAAATGGAGCAAAATTATTTCATCTAAAGAAAGAATTGAGTGTCTTGGTACAAGGAAATTCAGACATTTCAG GAAAGGCAAAAATAGCTAAATCTATGATGGATCAAAGGTTGATTAAATTTTTGATGGGTTTAAATGATGTGTATAGTCATGCTAGGGCTAACATTTTAATGATAAACCCTCTACCCAACATGGACTATGCTTATTCTCTGTTGTTACAAGATGAGAGCCAGAGGGAGATTTTTGCAAATGCTAATATGTTCTCAGATTCATCATCTTTTATGGTAACAAATCAAGGAAGGAGCAATTACAAACTGGGAACTCATCTTTCAGAACTGGAAATTATCCTCCTAACTTGCAAAGATCTGgaaatttttctcaaaaatttgGGAACATTCAGCAGAGGGTAA
- the LOC132638572 gene encoding probable receptor-like protein kinase At1g33260: MAFLRCFGYNLRQAGVADVRVYVEGNNDDELKKYTSDELKKFTMNFSNTNLIACGGFSRVYLATFPDSTLRAVKIMDRSSERLNRIYKQELDILLQIQHDNIVKLLDHCEDEEFGNMLVVEYVPNGTLQDKLHGNRGIIPWRNRMAAAFQLAQAIDYLHEKCPLQIVHGDIKSSNILLDTQLNCKLCDFGSAKMGFSSSILPPTNRVMMLGSPGYIDPHYLTTGIASRKNDIFSFGIIILELISGVEAFSSDSGERLISKAAPILKNVSKVAGMVDPRLDRNYDLEEAKAMVTLAASCLSDFPGLRPSASEILETMRSRISSITFLFSVDKKV; the protein is encoded by the coding sequence ATGGCTTTCCTTCGGTGCTTTGGATACAACCTAAGGCAAGCTGGAGTTGCTGATGTCCGTGTTTATGTGGAAGGCAATAACGATGATGAATTGAAGAAATATACAAGCGATGAGTTGAAGAAATTCACCATGAATTTCTCAAATACCAATTTAATTGCATGTGGAGGATTTAGCAGAGTCTATTTAGCTACGTTCCCTGACTCAACTCTCAGAGCTGTCAAGATCATGGACCGCAGCAGCGAGCGTCTCAACAGAATCTACAAGCAGGAATTGGACATCTTGCTTCAAATCCAACACGACAACATAGTCAAGCTTCTTGATCATTGTGAAGACGAAGAATTCGGGAACATGCTGGTAGTTGAGTATGTTCCAAATGGGACTTTGCAGGACAAACTCCATGGAAACAGAGGCATAATTCCTTGGAGAAACCGAATGGCAGCGGCATTTCAACTTGCTCAAGCCATTGATTATCTCCATGAAAAATGTCCTCTACAAATTGTCCATGGTGATATAAAATCCTCTAATATATTGCTCGATACGCAATTAAATTGCAAGCTTTGTGATTTTGGGTCAGCGAAAATGGgattttcttcttccattttgccACCAACAAATAGGGTGATGATGCTCGGTTCTCCTGGTTATATTGATCCTCACTACTTGACAACTGGCATTGCCTCCAGGAAGAATGACATATTTAGCTTTGGAATCATTATATTAGAACTCATTTCAGGCGTTGAAGCGTTTTCCTCAGATAGTGGGGAGAGACTAATATCGAAAGCTGCTCCTATTTTAAAAAATGTGTCTAAGGTAGCGGGAATGGTGGATCCACGCCTGGATAGGAATTACGATTTGGAGGAAGCTAAGGCCATGGTGACACTTGCAGCGTCGTGCCTAAGTGATTTTCCCGGTCTCAGACCATCTGCTTCTGAAATCTTGGAGACTATGAGAAGTAGAATATCTTCCATTACCTTTCTCTTTTCAGTTGATAAAAAGGTTTAA
- the LOC132636400 gene encoding probable receptor-like protein kinase At1g33260, producing the protein MAFLGCFGYNLRRAGVADVRVYVEGDMDDELKKYTSDELKKFTMNFSNTNLIACGGFSTVYLAKFPDSTLRAVKIMDRSSERLNRIYKQELDILVQIQHDNIIKLLDHCEDEEFGNMLVFEHVPNGTLHDKLHGNNGIIPWRNRMAVAFQLAQAFEYLHEKSPLQIVHGDIKSSNILLDDQFNCKLCDFGSAKMGFSSSVLPQTNRVMLGSPGYTDPHYLRTGIASKKNDIYSFGVIILELISGVEAFSSDSGERLISKAAPILKNVSKVAEMVDPCLDRNYDFEEAKAMVSLATLCLSDIPGLRPSASAMMETMRSRISSSTSFLFSVDKKV; encoded by the coding sequence ATGGCTTTCCTTGGGTGCTTTGGATACAACCTAAGACGCGCTGGAGTTGCTGATGTCCGTGTTTATGTGGAAGGCGATATGGATGATGAATTGAAGAAATATACAAGCGATGAGTTGAAGAAATTCACCATGAATTTCTCAAATACCAATTTAATTGCCTGTGGAGGATTTAGCACAGTCTATTTAGCTAAGTTCCCTGATTCAACTCTCAGAGCTGTCAAGATCATGGACCGCAGCAGCGAGCGTCTCAACAGAATCTACAAACAGGAATTGGACATCTTGGTTCAAATCCAGCACGATAACATAATCAAACTTCTTGATCATTGTGAAGACGAAGAATTCGGGAACATGCTGGTATTTGAGCATGTTCCAAATGGGACTTTACATGACAAACTCCACGGAAACAATGGAATAATTCCATGGAGAAACCGAATGGCGGTGGCATTTCAACTTGCTCAAGCCTTTGAGTATCTCCACGAAAAATCTCCTCTACAAATAGTCCATGGTGATATCAAATCTTCAAATATATTGCTAGATGATCAATTCAATTGCAAGCTTTGTGATTTTGGGTCAGCGAAAATGGGATTTTCTTCTTCGGTTTTGCCACAAACGAATCGGGTGATGCTCGGTTCTCCAGGTTATACTGATCCTCACTACTTGAGAACTGGCATTGCCTCTAAGAAAAATGACATATATAGCTTCGGAGTCATTATTTTAGAACTTATTTCAGGGGTTGAAGCCTTTTCTTCAGACAGTGGGGAGAGACTAATATCGAAAGCTGCTCCTATTTTAAAAAATGTGTCAAAGGTAGCGGAAATGGTGGATCCATGCCTTGATAGGAATTACGATTTCGAGGAAGCTAAGGCTATGGTGTCACTTGCAACATTGTGCCTAAGTGATATTCCCGGTCTAAGACCCTCTGCTTCTGCAATGATGGAGACTATGAGAAGTAGAATATCATCTTCCACTTCCTTTCTCTTTTCAGTTGATAAAAAGGTTTGA